Proteins encoded within one genomic window of Nonomuraea gerenzanensis:
- a CDS encoding LLM class flavin-dependent oxidoreductase, translating into MKKIGFLSFGHWSSSPYSEARSASDTLLQSIELAVAAEELGADGAYFRVHHFAQQLASPFPLLAAVGARTSRIEIGTGVIDMRYENPLYMAEDAGAADLIAGGRLQLGISRGSPEQVIDGWRYFGYQPAEGESEADMARRHAEVFLKMLDGEGFAQPNPRPMFPNPPGLLRLEPHSAGLRQRIWWGSSSNATAKWAAGLGMHLMSSTLKDDENGKPFHVQQAEQIAAYREAWKEAGHEGEPRVSVSRSIMPIVNDTDRAYFGHERGSSDQVGFIDASTRAIFGRTYAAEPDVLVEELAADEAIAAADTLLLTVPSQLGVDYNAHLLSSVLTHVAPALGWR; encoded by the coding sequence ATGAAGAAGATCGGTTTCCTGAGCTTCGGCCACTGGTCGTCGTCACCGTACTCGGAGGCCCGCAGCGCGTCCGACACCCTGCTGCAGTCGATCGAGCTGGCGGTGGCCGCCGAGGAGCTGGGTGCCGACGGCGCCTACTTCCGCGTCCACCACTTCGCCCAGCAGCTCGCGAGCCCGTTCCCGCTGCTGGCCGCCGTCGGCGCGCGGACGAGCCGGATCGAGATCGGTACGGGCGTCATCGACATGCGCTACGAGAACCCGCTCTACATGGCCGAGGACGCCGGCGCCGCCGACCTGATCGCGGGCGGGCGGCTGCAGCTCGGCATCAGCCGGGGATCACCCGAGCAGGTGATCGACGGCTGGCGTTACTTCGGGTACCAGCCGGCCGAGGGCGAGAGCGAGGCTGACATGGCGCGCAGGCACGCGGAGGTCTTCCTCAAGATGCTGGACGGCGAGGGGTTCGCGCAGCCGAACCCGCGGCCGATGTTCCCCAACCCGCCCGGCCTGCTGCGCCTCGAACCGCACTCGGCGGGGCTGCGGCAGCGCATCTGGTGGGGGTCCAGCTCGAACGCCACCGCGAAGTGGGCGGCCGGGCTGGGCATGCACCTGATGAGCTCCACGCTCAAGGACGACGAGAACGGCAAGCCGTTCCACGTGCAGCAGGCCGAGCAGATCGCGGCCTACCGGGAGGCGTGGAAGGAGGCGGGCCACGAGGGAGAGCCACGGGTGTCGGTGAGCCGCTCGATCATGCCGATCGTCAACGACACGGACCGCGCGTACTTCGGTCACGAGCGCGGCAGCTCCGACCAGGTCGGCTTCATCGACGCCAGCACCAGGGCGATCTTCGGGCGCACGTACGCCGCCGAGCCGGACGTGCTGGTCGAGGAGCTGGCCGCGGACGAGGCGATCGCGGCGGCCGACACGCTCCTGCTGACGGTGCCCAGCCAGCTCGGCGTGGACTACAACGCCCACCTCCTGTCATCGGTCCTGACGCACGTCGCCCCCGCGCTCGGCTGGCGCTGA
- a CDS encoding cytochrome P450, translating to MTDQPGTTPTWPDLPPGPYGTLSPDVPRRHAEAPMEPATLPSGDRVPMIVRYADVRALLMSPAASRNLREPGLPRLVRGPFLDDDPAALVNQDPPEHTRYRRITHGTFTPRNIERWRARTAAIATELVDAAGPEFDLVADYALPLPARVICELLGVPLDHYAQFLGWTELFLSTTETHAEARAEGLAAFTAYTRELIEQHRAEPGDDLIDLLVAARDGGDGLSEDELVNMVFTLILAGHETTASMIIRGVFRLLCHPDQYAELTARPELLEPAVEEILRHEAPGSNGMLRRITADVEISAGTLPAGSVVLPNLFAADHDPRAFADPLRFDIHRFAGTPPPPHLAFGHGPHYCLGANLARMELQEAFRALVNRLPGLCAQEDLAAVRWTDGAFVHRPVRLLVKAG from the coding sequence ATGACAGACCAGCCCGGCACCACCCCGACCTGGCCCGACCTTCCCCCGGGCCCGTACGGAACCCTCTCCCCCGACGTGCCCCGCCGGCACGCCGAGGCCCCCATGGAGCCCGCCACCCTGCCCAGCGGCGACCGGGTCCCCATGATCGTCCGGTACGCGGACGTCCGGGCCCTGCTCATGTCACCCGCCGCGAGCCGCAACCTGCGCGAGCCCGGCCTGCCGCGCCTGGTCCGCGGCCCGTTCCTGGACGACGACCCCGCGGCGCTGGTGAACCAGGACCCGCCCGAGCACACCCGCTACCGCCGCATCACCCACGGCACCTTCACCCCCAGGAACATCGAACGCTGGCGCGCCCGCACCGCCGCCATCGCCACCGAGCTGGTCGACGCCGCCGGCCCGGAGTTCGACCTGGTCGCCGACTACGCGCTGCCGCTGCCCGCCCGCGTGATCTGCGAGCTGCTCGGCGTCCCCCTCGACCACTACGCGCAGTTCCTCGGCTGGACGGAGCTGTTCCTGTCCACCACCGAGACCCACGCCGAGGCCAGGGCCGAGGGCCTGGCCGCCTTCACCGCCTACACCAGGGAGCTGATCGAACAACACCGGGCCGAGCCGGGTGACGACCTGATCGACCTGCTCGTCGCGGCCCGCGACGGCGGCGACGGGCTCAGCGAGGACGAGCTGGTCAACATGGTCTTCACGCTGATCCTGGCCGGCCACGAGACGACCGCTTCCATGATCATCCGGGGCGTGTTCAGGCTGCTCTGCCACCCTGACCAGTACGCCGAGCTCACCGCCCGCCCCGAGCTGCTGGAGCCGGCCGTGGAGGAGATCCTGCGCCACGAGGCCCCGGGCAGCAACGGCATGCTCCGGCGCATCACCGCCGACGTCGAGATCTCCGCCGGCACGCTCCCGGCCGGCAGCGTCGTCCTGCCCAACCTCTTCGCCGCCGACCACGACCCGCGGGCGTTCGCGGACCCGCTGCGCTTCGACATCCACCGCTTCGCCGGCACCCCGCCCCCTCCGCACCTGGCGTTCGGCCACGGCCCGCACTACTGCCTGGGCGCGAACCTGGCCCGGATGGAGCTGCAGGAGGCGTTCCGCGCGCTGGTGAACCGGCTGCCGGGGCTGTGCGCGCAGGAGGATCTGGCGGCCGTGCGGTGGACCGACGGCGCCTTCGTCCATCGGCCGGTGCGGCTCCTGGTCAAGGCCGGCTGA
- a CDS encoding DJ-1/PfpI family protein codes for MRIELVIFDGFDELDVFGPFEVLSMAGFDVELVAAEQPGPVTSMRGVRLQVPGVLGRADGVIVPGGGWLNRAPEGTWAQARRGVLPARLAALAPSVRWMASVCTGALLLAAAGLLTGRRATTNRNAYEELRAYDVAVLDERVVDDGDRITAGALSAGLDLGLWITERELGAATADRVSAAVEYPPAARPGAAS; via the coding sequence GTGCGAATCGAACTGGTGATTTTCGACGGCTTCGACGAACTGGACGTGTTCGGGCCGTTCGAGGTGTTGTCGATGGCGGGTTTCGACGTCGAGCTGGTCGCCGCCGAGCAGCCGGGGCCGGTGACCAGCATGCGCGGCGTGCGGCTCCAGGTGCCCGGGGTGCTGGGCCGGGCCGACGGCGTGATCGTCCCGGGTGGCGGCTGGCTGAACCGGGCCCCGGAGGGCACCTGGGCGCAGGCGCGGCGCGGCGTGCTCCCGGCGCGGCTGGCCGCGCTGGCGCCTTCGGTGCGCTGGATGGCGTCGGTGTGCACGGGCGCGCTGCTGCTCGCCGCCGCCGGGCTGCTGACGGGCCGCCGGGCGACCACCAACCGCAACGCCTACGAGGAGCTGCGCGCCTACGACGTCGCCGTCCTCGACGAGCGCGTCGTCGACGACGGCGACCGCATCACCGCGGGCGCGCTCAGCGCCGGGCTCGACCTGGGCCTGTGGATCACCGAACGGGAACTCGGCGCCGCCACCGCAGACCGGGTCTCCGCCGCCGTCGAGTACCCGCCTGCGGCTCGGCCCGGCGCCGCCTCTTGA
- a CDS encoding NAD(P)H-dependent flavin oxidoreductase has translation MLSTRLTAKYAIPYPFACAGMAFVGESPELAAAVTNAGGIGAIGAGLMSPDQLRETIREVRSRTEGRPFNVNLITFFATPEQVEVCAEERVPIVSFHWGHPPADRLKLLREAGVSVWEQIGSPDAARLAVDDGVELVIAQGWEAGGHNYGGLPTMVNVPAVVDAVGERAMVLAAGGITDGRQVAAALCLGADGVWVGTRMAASREAHVHPEHHRRLVEATGESAVLTSVFGPEFPAFNPMRLQRNRVVAEWDERAAEIPADVGSLEQVGTTVVQGREAPVRKFGLLLAVPGTEADWEEMPWLMGQGVGLIHDVRPAGELVRDMMEQAERVLTERGRGA, from the coding sequence GTGCTGTCCACCAGACTTACGGCGAAGTACGCCATCCCGTACCCGTTCGCCTGCGCCGGCATGGCCTTCGTGGGCGAGAGCCCCGAGCTCGCCGCGGCGGTCACCAACGCGGGCGGCATCGGCGCGATCGGAGCCGGGCTCATGTCGCCCGATCAGTTGCGGGAGACTATCCGCGAGGTCAGGAGCCGCACGGAGGGCAGGCCGTTCAACGTCAACCTGATCACCTTTTTCGCCACCCCGGAGCAGGTGGAGGTGTGCGCCGAGGAGCGGGTGCCGATCGTCTCCTTCCACTGGGGCCATCCGCCGGCGGACCGGCTGAAGCTGCTGCGCGAGGCCGGGGTGTCGGTGTGGGAGCAGATCGGCTCCCCCGACGCGGCCAGGCTCGCCGTGGACGACGGCGTCGAGCTCGTCATCGCCCAGGGCTGGGAGGCCGGCGGGCACAACTACGGCGGCCTGCCGACCATGGTGAACGTGCCCGCCGTCGTGGACGCCGTCGGCGAGCGCGCGATGGTGCTGGCCGCGGGCGGCATCACCGACGGCCGGCAGGTCGCCGCCGCCCTGTGTCTCGGCGCGGACGGGGTGTGGGTCGGCACCCGGATGGCCGCCTCGCGCGAGGCCCACGTGCACCCGGAGCACCACCGGCGGCTGGTGGAGGCCACCGGGGAGAGCGCGGTGCTCACGTCGGTCTTCGGGCCGGAGTTCCCGGCGTTCAACCCGATGCGCTTGCAGCGCAACCGCGTGGTGGCCGAGTGGGACGAGCGCGCTGCCGAGATCCCGGCCGACGTCGGCTCGCTGGAGCAGGTCGGCACCACGGTCGTCCAGGGGCGGGAGGCGCCGGTACGCAAGTTCGGCCTGCTGCTGGCGGTGCCGGGGACTGAGGCCGACTGGGAGGAGATGCCCTGGCTGATGGGGCAGGGCGTGGGACTCATCCACGACGTCAGACCGGCCGGCGAGCTGGTCAGGGACATGATGGAGCAGGCCGAGCGGGTGCTGACCGAGCGAGGCCGTGGGGCTTGA
- a CDS encoding 5-carboxymethyl-2-hydroxymuconate Delta-isomerase: protein MPHITVDYSPSLSEAFDRHGFALAFHPAAAELIGSAVQNCKTRFRPIDEAVIGGGGAGEAMVHLELAILPGRDADTKARLGELALARLCDHLKPATGLNVQVTVEVRDLASYHKRVLTS, encoded by the coding sequence ATGCCACACATCACCGTCGACTATTCGCCGTCGCTGTCCGAGGCCTTCGACCGGCACGGGTTCGCGCTGGCCTTCCATCCCGCCGCCGCCGAGCTGATCGGCAGCGCCGTGCAGAACTGCAAGACCCGCTTCCGCCCCATCGACGAGGCGGTCATCGGCGGCGGCGGGGCCGGCGAGGCGATGGTCCACCTGGAGCTCGCGATCCTGCCCGGCCGCGACGCCGACACCAAGGCGCGCCTGGGTGAGCTGGCCCTGGCGAGGCTGTGCGACCACCTCAAACCGGCCACGGGGCTGAACGTGCAGGTCACCGTCGAGGTACGCGACCTCGCGAGCTACCACAAGCGCGTCCTGACCTCGTGA
- a CDS encoding helix-turn-helix transcriptional regulator, whose amino-acid sequence MHGRRVPDRLDADDVPGHAWRGWCLLRPGLLLYGGTVGRNEPHAHHAVQLIVAAEPFTMADARGERVTTRVAVVPPDTGHTVLAGAHEALLAHLDPRSSAGRSLLARSGAGPRASSWSPSATRNGSPPAADDCGGRRPLMFAPPPPDHTRSTEAASALRTVEAWSGHSGTADALPHPAVEAAIAVIPALLPSGQVRLRAVADAVHLSPSRLAHLFSADVGIPLRPYVRWLRLRRAIDRVAAGETLTSAAHTAGFTDGPHFTRAFRRTFGNTPSELAAAIDWLP is encoded by the coding sequence GTGCACGGTCGCCGGGTTCCCGACCGGCTCGACGCGGACGATGTGCCGGGGCATGCCTGGCGTGGCTGGTGCCTGCTGCGGCCCGGGCTGCTGCTGTACGGGGGCACGGTCGGCAGGAACGAGCCGCACGCGCACCACGCGGTGCAGCTCATCGTGGCCGCCGAGCCGTTCACGATGGCCGATGCCCGCGGTGAGCGGGTGACGACGCGCGTCGCCGTCGTCCCGCCCGACACCGGGCACACGGTGCTGGCCGGGGCTCACGAGGCCCTGCTCGCCCACCTGGACCCGCGCAGTTCGGCCGGGCGGTCGCTGCTCGCGCGCTCGGGCGCCGGGCCGAGGGCCTCGTCCTGGTCGCCGTCCGCCACCCGGAACGGCAGCCCGCCGGCCGCAGACGATTGTGGCGGCAGGCGTCCCCTCATGTTCGCCCCACCACCACCCGATCACACCCGCTCGACCGAAGCGGCGAGCGCGTTGCGAACCGTCGAGGCGTGGAGCGGCCACAGCGGCACCGCCGACGCCCTGCCCCACCCGGCGGTGGAGGCGGCGATCGCGGTCATCCCCGCGCTCCTCCCGTCAGGCCAGGTACGCCTGCGGGCGGTCGCGGACGCCGTCCACCTGTCCCCGAGCCGGCTGGCGCACCTGTTCAGCGCGGATGTGGGCATCCCGCTGCGCCCGTACGTGCGCTGGCTGCGCCTGAGGCGGGCCATCGACCGGGTGGCCGCCGGTGAGACGCTGACCTCGGCCGCGCACACCGCCGGCTTCACCGACGGACCCCACTTCACCCGGGCCTTCCGCCGCACGTTCGGCAACACCCCGTCCGAGCTCGCCGCCGCGATCGACTGGCTGCCCTGA
- a CDS encoding DUF6289 family protein — protein MIRRLLLATVLALASVTAVTTGPAQARACKIDHTCVTVYYSDSTRTVVVGEKYEDCNGAVDMWGVRSGYLEFYESPC, from the coding sequence ATGATCCGTCGCCTCCTGCTGGCCACCGTCCTCGCCCTCGCCTCCGTCACCGCCGTCACCACGGGCCCCGCCCAGGCCCGCGCCTGCAAGATCGACCACACCTGCGTCACCGTCTACTACAGCGACTCCACCCGCACCGTCGTGGTCGGGGAGAAGTACGAGGACTGCAATGGCGCGGTCGACATGTGGGGTGTGCGCAGCGGTTACCTGGAGTTCTACGAGAGCCCGTGCTGA
- a CDS encoding long-chain-fatty-acid--CoA ligase produces the protein MLNLSIILEDSARNAPDRTALVYGDLRLPYAMVDSVANQVAGLLVARGIGRGDKVALLCPNLPYFPFVYFGILKAGATVVPLSVLLQPREITYHLTDSGARALFCFEGTAELPTGARGREGFDGARGCEHFFVLPATPLAAESEHGESFWAALDGMPQQFETVRTGPEDVAAILYTSGTTGQPKGAELTHANLLLNTMVSDQMFPTAPEGDVSLAVLPLFHSFGQTSVMNVSLRRRATLVLLPRFEPGQALELMRRERVTMFAGVPTMYWAMLSKIHAEGAEVPATLQVAVSGAAACPVEVLKDFEATFGIPILEGYGLSETSPAACFNQLSRPTKPGTIGFPLWGVEMRLVDGDWNTVEGEGPGEIAIRGHNVMKGYHGRPEETAEVLRDGWFRTGDIATRDEDGYYAIIDRTKDLIIRGGFNVYPREVEEVLMTHPAVSLVAVVGVPHASHGEEVKAYAIPAAGARVSEADLVAWGRENMAAHKYPRIVEFCESLPMTATGKILKRELR, from the coding sequence ATGCTCAACCTGTCGATCATCCTGGAAGACAGCGCCCGCAACGCGCCGGACCGTACCGCCCTGGTCTACGGTGACCTGCGCCTGCCGTACGCCATGGTGGACTCCGTCGCGAACCAGGTGGCCGGCCTGCTGGTGGCGCGGGGGATCGGCCGGGGCGACAAGGTGGCGCTGCTCTGCCCGAACCTGCCGTACTTCCCGTTCGTCTACTTCGGCATCCTCAAGGCCGGGGCGACCGTGGTGCCGCTCAGCGTGCTGCTGCAGCCGCGCGAGATCACCTACCACCTGACCGACAGCGGCGCCAGGGCGCTGTTCTGCTTCGAGGGCACCGCCGAGCTGCCGACGGGGGCGCGCGGGCGGGAGGGGTTCGACGGCGCGCGGGGGTGCGAGCACTTCTTCGTGCTGCCCGCCACGCCGCTGGCCGCCGAGTCGGAGCACGGCGAGTCGTTCTGGGCGGCGCTGGACGGCATGCCCCAGCAGTTCGAGACGGTACGGACCGGGCCGGAGGACGTCGCGGCCATCCTCTACACCTCCGGCACCACCGGTCAGCCCAAGGGCGCCGAGCTGACCCACGCGAACCTGCTGCTCAACACCATGGTCAGCGACCAGATGTTCCCCACCGCGCCCGAAGGTGACGTCTCGCTCGCGGTGCTGCCGCTCTTCCACTCCTTCGGCCAGACCTCCGTGATGAACGTGAGCCTGCGCCGCCGCGCCACCCTGGTGCTGCTGCCGCGCTTCGAGCCGGGTCAGGCGCTGGAGCTCATGCGCAGGGAGCGGGTGACCATGTTCGCCGGGGTGCCCACCATGTACTGGGCGATGCTCTCGAAGATCCACGCCGAAGGGGCGGAGGTGCCCGCGACGCTGCAGGTGGCGGTCTCGGGGGCGGCCGCCTGCCCGGTCGAGGTGCTCAAGGACTTCGAGGCCACGTTCGGCATCCCCATCCTGGAGGGTTACGGCCTGTCGGAGACGTCCCCCGCGGCCTGCTTCAACCAGCTCAGCCGGCCCACCAAGCCCGGCACCATCGGCTTCCCCCTGTGGGGGGTGGAGATGCGGCTGGTGGACGGCGACTGGAACACCGTCGAGGGCGAGGGGCCCGGCGAGATCGCCATCCGCGGTCACAACGTCATGAAGGGCTACCACGGGCGGCCCGAGGAGACGGCCGAGGTGCTGCGGGACGGCTGGTTCCGTACCGGCGACATCGCCACCCGCGACGAGGACGGCTACTACGCCATCATCGACCGCACCAAGGACCTGATCATCCGGGGTGGGTTCAACGTCTACCCGCGCGAGGTGGAGGAGGTGCTGATGACGCATCCGGCGGTCTCGCTGGTGGCGGTGGTCGGCGTGCCGCACGCCTCGCACGGCGAGGAGGTCAAGGCGTACGCCATCCCGGCGGCCGGCGCGCGGGTGAGCGAGGCCGATCTGGTCGCCTGGGGCAGGGAGAACATGGCGGCCCACAAGTACCCGCGGATCGTCGAGTTCTGCGAGAGCCTGCCGATGACGGCGACGGGCAAGATCCTCAAGCGGGAGCTGCGGTAG
- a CDS encoding DUF7824 domain-containing protein yields the protein MTPVQELLDHIETGSAATLLTHLQALHPDDKRTIARHLPAHLSERTRAGFEAQQRVRGLAPLYRLAGAACLGGAEQVAGWLDRRELRQVEPVADVARMLAVLGDRPQEWRRNLAVRLVERLRPGTGSTWRRIEALGNWDLAAALVAETGAEPPENDAFVAGWVLRRAEQQRRDRSRVLADDPLLDHMLPRLFQAQGVADGLLWDREWGEDRTVLGQLAGLAATGRVPRRLLLDGCVSRFLAGVEAAEAAPFIMLWQQLEPAVAEIPVTDFVRMIPSAPSPVVQLALEELRRAEPALDGELFAEAVQALAFRPEKKYMTAALQWVAAAPPSRGALAVAALAPVFTVDTPALRERAVRLAIQLAPHAAEPGREAIREAAVRLPADLRERVAAGYGAVQELQPEPVTAATLTATPLPALAPPITSVGELAAALAEPLWPEVPAHFERVLAALVTLTHQDRDAVVAALQPWWRASWRHPFDASMIAFGISGFDEDIRFLLMRCALAVVSPADGRVLTETLNENSRRWPSSEPAPQRFVQRRFREVMDLLERGGTIPLLLATPTSPTGHVDAATLVERMEVLGETEPLESDFLQALLRLPRDLDPELVVRAEKLPSRAGRRLAACLRDGGLPEPTVTWELLAFDRPAYYQQSLHEAHARLTPPEGTTGQLAELWTLHPEPHYPSFSRHMVWWPPTMPSHREAVAAHVLACLPWVMDSTDGQVEVVAALAHTGGPAGIATASTLVIGMGHQLPAQRAFAADAIITLAAYGGLPAADLGRAVGHLVRGEQVKLNRVTGVLDEVTSAGAHAEVWAALAEAVPLLLPAPGEKARAGLGELLKVAVRAAELTGARGELPGLADVAARKGSSQLLHQARRLHEVIAG from the coding sequence ATGACCCCCGTCCAGGAGCTCCTCGACCACATCGAGACGGGCTCCGCCGCGACCCTCCTCACCCACCTGCAAGCCCTCCACCCCGACGACAAGCGCACGATCGCCCGGCACCTGCCCGCCCACCTGAGCGAACGCACGCGCGCCGGTTTCGAGGCCCAGCAGCGGGTACGCGGGCTGGCCCCCCTCTACCGTCTGGCCGGAGCGGCCTGTCTGGGCGGGGCCGAGCAGGTGGCGGGCTGGCTGGACCGGCGTGAGCTGCGCCAGGTGGAGCCGGTGGCCGATGTCGCGCGCATGCTGGCCGTGCTGGGCGACCGGCCGCAGGAGTGGCGGCGGAACCTGGCCGTACGGCTGGTGGAGCGGTTGCGGCCCGGCACCGGCTCGACGTGGCGGCGCATCGAGGCGCTGGGAAACTGGGATCTGGCCGCGGCGCTGGTGGCCGAGACGGGTGCGGAGCCGCCGGAGAACGACGCGTTCGTGGCCGGATGGGTGCTGCGCAGGGCCGAGCAGCAGCGGCGCGACAGGAGCCGCGTGCTCGCCGACGATCCGCTGCTCGATCACATGCTGCCACGCCTGTTCCAGGCCCAGGGCGTGGCCGACGGGCTCCTCTGGGACCGCGAATGGGGAGAGGACCGCACCGTGCTCGGGCAGCTCGCCGGGCTGGCCGCGACGGGACGCGTGCCGCGCCGGCTGCTGCTGGACGGCTGCGTGAGCCGGTTCCTGGCCGGGGTGGAGGCGGCCGAGGCGGCTCCGTTCATCATGCTGTGGCAGCAGCTCGAACCGGCGGTGGCCGAGATCCCGGTGACCGACTTCGTCCGGATGATCCCGTCTGCGCCGTCGCCCGTCGTGCAGCTCGCGCTGGAGGAGCTGCGCAGGGCGGAGCCGGCGCTCGACGGGGAGCTGTTCGCCGAGGCGGTGCAGGCGCTGGCGTTCCGGCCGGAGAAGAAGTACATGACGGCGGCGCTGCAGTGGGTCGCCGCCGCGCCGCCGTCCAGGGGCGCCCTCGCGGTGGCCGCGCTGGCGCCCGTCTTCACCGTGGACACGCCCGCCCTGCGCGAACGTGCGGTGCGGCTGGCGATCCAGCTCGCGCCCCACGCCGCCGAGCCCGGCAGGGAGGCCATCCGCGAGGCCGCCGTCCGGCTGCCCGCCGACCTGCGCGAACGCGTCGCCGCCGGCTACGGCGCGGTGCAGGAGCTCCAGCCGGAGCCCGTGACCGCCGCCACGCTCACCGCCACGCCGCTGCCCGCCCTCGCCCCGCCCATCACCTCGGTCGGGGAGCTGGCCGCCGCGCTGGCCGAACCGCTCTGGCCTGAGGTCCCCGCGCACTTCGAACGCGTGCTCGCCGCCCTGGTCACACTGACCCACCAGGACCGCGACGCCGTCGTGGCCGCGCTGCAGCCCTGGTGGCGGGCGAGCTGGCGGCATCCCTTCGACGCGTCCATGATCGCGTTCGGCATCTCCGGCTTCGACGAGGACATCCGTTTCCTGCTGATGCGTTGCGCGCTGGCCGTCGTCTCGCCCGCCGACGGCCGCGTACTGACCGAGACGCTGAACGAGAACAGCCGCCGCTGGCCCAGCTCCGAACCCGCGCCGCAACGATTCGTCCAGCGACGCTTCCGCGAGGTCATGGATCTGCTCGAACGGGGCGGGACGATCCCCCTGCTGCTGGCCACACCGACCTCGCCCACCGGGCACGTCGATGCCGCCACCCTGGTCGAGCGCATGGAGGTGCTGGGCGAGACCGAGCCCCTGGAGTCCGACTTCCTGCAGGCGCTGCTCCGGCTGCCGCGCGACCTCGATCCCGAGCTGGTCGTGCGGGCGGAGAAGCTACCCTCCCGGGCGGGCCGGCGGCTGGCCGCCTGCCTGCGCGATGGCGGCCTGCCCGAGCCCACCGTGACCTGGGAGCTGCTCGCGTTCGACCGGCCGGCGTACTACCAGCAGTCGCTCCACGAGGCCCACGCCCGCCTCACCCCGCCGGAAGGAACCACGGGGCAGCTCGCCGAACTCTGGACCCTGCACCCCGAACCCCACTATCCCTCCTTCTCCCGGCACATGGTGTGGTGGCCGCCCACCATGCCGTCCCACCGCGAGGCCGTGGCGGCGCACGTGCTGGCGTGCCTGCCGTGGGTCATGGACAGCACCGACGGCCAGGTCGAGGTCGTGGCCGCCCTGGCGCACACCGGCGGCCCCGCGGGCATCGCGACCGCCAGCACGCTCGTCATCGGCATGGGGCATCAGCTGCCCGCCCAGCGGGCGTTCGCCGCCGACGCGATCATCACCCTGGCCGCGTACGGTGGCCTGCCGGCAGCCGACCTCGGCCGGGCCGTGGGCCATCTCGTCCGGGGCGAGCAGGTCAAGCTGAACCGGGTCACCGGCGTGCTCGACGAGGTCACCTCGGCCGGGGCGCACGCCGAGGTGTGGGCCGCGCTGGCCGAGGCGGTCCCGCTGCTGCTGCCCGCGCCCGGTGAGAAGGCGAGGGCCGGGCTGGGCGAGCTGCTCAAGGTCGCCGTACGGGCGGCGGAGCTGACCGGGGCCCGGGGAGAGCTGCCGGGGCTGGCGGACGTGGCCGCGCGCAAGGGCTCCAGCCAGCTGCTGCACCAGGCACGGCGCCTGCACGAGGTGATCGCGGGATGA
- a CDS encoding NAD(P)H-binding protein has translation MTILAAGATGRILADRLLRAGQHVRALTRNPATAALPDGVELVAGDISDAPAALDGVDRACYLAGLLDPDPAAPPSRPAPSPDRPSHRGSPASSPSPVTP, from the coding sequence ATGACGATCCTGGCGGCCGGCGCGACCGGGCGCATCCTGGCCGACCGCCTGCTGCGCGCCGGACAGCACGTACGCGCCCTGACGAGGAACCCCGCCACCGCCGCCCTGCCCGACGGGGTGGAACTGGTGGCCGGCGACATCAGCGACGCGCCCGCCGCGCTCGACGGCGTGGACCGCGCCTGCTACCTGGCCGGCCTGCTCGACCCCGACCCCGCCGCGCCGCCGAGCAGGCCGGCGCCTTCGCCGGACAGGCCGTCGCATCGGGGCTCACCCGCATCGTCACCCTCACCAGTGACGCCGTGA
- a CDS encoding ABC transporter ATP-binding protein produces MPDLPVPAIEVADLTQRFGSVLAVDRLSLSVPPGMFYGIVGPNGAGKTTTLTALCGLREPTAGTIKIAGHDLRTEREAALAQLGVMMDGLSLPERLTATEVLRYSAGLRGLDDGWRARAADLLEILGLDAVPRTLVVEYSTGMRKKINLALALLHRPRVLVLDEPFEAIDPVSAHSIEQVLKQYVDAGGTVLLSSHIMDFVERNCRRVAVVAGGRVLVEGPVAEVAAGSTLNERFIELVGADPVRPLEWLR; encoded by the coding sequence GTGCCCGATCTCCCCGTCCCCGCCATCGAGGTGGCGGACCTCACCCAGCGATTCGGCTCCGTGCTCGCCGTCGACCGGCTCAGCCTGAGCGTTCCGCCAGGCATGTTCTACGGCATCGTCGGCCCGAACGGAGCCGGCAAGACCACGACCTTGACGGCCCTTTGCGGCCTGCGCGAGCCGACAGCCGGAACGATCAAAATCGCCGGCCACGACCTGCGCACCGAGCGCGAGGCCGCCCTCGCCCAGCTCGGCGTCATGATGGACGGGTTGTCCCTGCCCGAGCGGCTGACCGCCACCGAGGTCCTGCGTTACAGCGCCGGCCTGCGCGGCCTGGACGACGGCTGGCGGGCCCGCGCGGCGGACCTGCTGGAGATCCTCGGGCTGGACGCCGTCCCGCGCACGCTGGTCGTCGAGTACTCCACGGGCATGCGCAAGAAGATCAACCTCGCGCTGGCGCTGCTGCACCGGCCCCGCGTCCTGGTGCTGGACGAGCCGTTCGAGGCCATCGACCCGGTCTCGGCCCACTCCATCGAGCAGGTGCTCAAGCAGTACGTGGACGCCGGCGGCACCGTGCTCCTGTCCAGCCACATCATGGACTTCGTCGAACGCAACTGCCGCCGGGTGGCGGTGGTGGCCGGCGGGCGGGTGCTGGTCGAGGGGCCGGTGGCGGAGGTGGCCGCGGGCTCGACGCTGAACGAGCGGTTCATCGAGCTGGTGGGGGCCGACCCGGTACGTCCGCTGGAGTGGCTGCGATGA